The Coffea arabica cultivar ET-39 chromosome 10e, Coffea Arabica ET-39 HiFi, whole genome shotgun sequence region TGCATATTGTAAGAAACCTGGTCATACTATGGATGACTGCTGGAAGAGGCAAGGAAAGGGCTTGAAATGTGGAAGTAGCGAGCACCAAATTTCTGGATGTCCAAAAATGCAGGAAGGGACTACTTCGAACGCTAGACCAAACACTTCTGGAGGGAGCCGGCCGACAGTTCCTGCCAGAGTGTATGCTATAGGTGACCAACCTGTACCTGATTCCTCGGAAGTGGTGGAAGGTACACTTCCGATTTTTCATCGATTAGCTAAAGTGTTAATTGACCCTGGTGCAACCCATTCATTCGTAAATCCATCTTTTATGTCTGGAATAGATGTGCAACCTGTTAGATTACCCTTCGATCTTGAAGTTAGGACTCCCATGGGTAATAAGAATGTAATCACTAGTTTGGCTTATAAGAATTGTGAATTCTGGATTGGAGAGCGTAAAATGCTAGTGGATTTGATCAGTCTGGACATAAAAGGTTACGATGTTATAATAGGAATGGATTTTCTAGACCATTATCATGCTAAACTTGACTGCCGAGCGAAAGTGGTGGAATTTTGTATACCTGGTGAAGCAACCCTGAGGTTAGATGTCAAGGGTAGGTTAGCATCATCTGCTATGATCTCAGGAATCCGAGCAAGGAAAATGTTGTCTAAAGGAGCGCAAGGTTTCTTAGCCTTCTTGATAAACGCCCCCAGTGATCAAGTGAAGCTGGAGGATGTACCAGTGGTacgggaatttccggatgttttTCCCGAAGAGTTAAGGACTCTACCCCCGGAAAGGGAAGTGGAATTTAAGATTGACTTGATGCCTGGAACGGCTCCAATTTCTAAGACCCCATAtcgaatggctcctgccgagctaaaagaattgaaaattcaATTACAGGATCTGTTGGAGAAGGGCTTTGTGAAGGAGAGTGATTCACCATGGGGAGCACCCGTCCTATtcgttaagaaaaaaaatggaagcttgaggttatgtatcgattaccgagggttaaatgaggttacaattaagaataaataccctctaccgTTGATTGATAGCTTATTCGACCAACTGCAAGGGTCAGTGGTCTTCTCTAAGCTGGATTTAAGGCAAGGGTACTATAAGTTGAAGATCAAGAAGGAAgatatacctaagactgcttttagtacgagatatggacattttgagtttacagtcatgccttttggattaACCAACGCACCAGCTGCTTTCATGGACCTGATGCAGAGAATTTTTAAGAAGTATCTGGATCAGTTTGTAGTGGTTTTCATAGATGATATCCTGATTTACTCTAAGACTCGAGAGGAGCATGCTAAGCATTTAGAGGTGGTTTTGCAGATACTAAGAGAACATAAGCTGTATGCCAAATTcagtaagtgtgagttttggttgactGAAATATCTTTTCTAGGGCACAGAGTTTCTGAAGATGGAATTTCCGTGGatccggcaaaagttgaggcCATTATGAATTGGAAACAACCAGAAACTCCAACTGAagttagaagtttcttgggttTAGCAGGTTATTATAGGCGATTTATTCAGGATTTCTCGAAGATTGCAGGACCTATGACTGAGCTAACCAAGAAAGGAGCCAAGTTTGTCTGGACTCCGAAGTGCgagtcaagttttcaggaactaaAGAAGCGGTTAACATCCGCTCCCGTTTTGGTTTTACCTGATGGAGGTGAAGGTTATGCTGTATATTCTGATGCTTCCAGAGAAGGTCTGGGATGTGTCTTAATGCAAATGGGAAAGGTAGTTGCCTATGCTTCTAGGAGATTGAAACCCCACGAACAAAACTACCCAACTCATGACCTAGAACTAGCCGCAGTAATTTTCGCCTTGAaaaaatggagacactacttgtACGGCGTGACTTTTGAAGTTTATACGGACCATAAGAGCCTCAAGTACTTGTTCTCccaaaaggagctgaatttgagacaaaggcgatgggtagaatttctggaagattatgactgctcGATTAATTACCATCCAGAAAAAGCCAATGTGGTGGCTGACGCTCTTAGTAGGAAGGcccaagtagcagggttaatggtAAAAGAGTGGGATATGTTAGAGGAAATAAGTAGTTGGAACCCTCGCCTGGAGAAATTGAAGGTTTTATTTGGGAATTTATCATTGAAGTCACCGTTACTAGAGCGTATTAAGGAGGCCCAGAAAATGGACCCTATGATTCGGAAGAATCTGGAAAAAGTGCAAAAAAGGGAAACCCTAGACTTCAAATTAGGGCCTGAAGGGGTATTGAGGTTTCGAGATCGAATTGTGATTCCGGCAGATGAGGAGCTAAGGAAAGGAATTCTAGAAGAATCACATCGGTCAAAGTATACTATACACCCAGGTGTGGCCAAGATGTATCATGATGTGAAGGGATTATACTGGTGGGAAGGTTTGAAAAAGGACGTGGCAGCGTTTGTACAAAGATGCTTGATctgccaacaagtaaaagctgaaCATCAAAAGCCCTCTGGTTTATTGCAACCGTTAgaaatccctgaatggaaatgggaacacataacaatggattttgtaacgggactacctaaaagtcaaaaaggttttgatgcaatttgggtaatagtcgATCGACTCACTAAGTCTGCACACTTCTTACCCGTAAGCATGAGTTTCTCATTGGAAAAATTGgtcaagttgtacacagaagagatcCTAAGGTTACATGGTATTCCAGTGAGTATTGTGTCTGATCGAGACCCAAGATTCGTCTCgcgtttttggcagaaatttcaggaCTCcttggggaccaagttgaagTTTAGTACTGCGTACCATCCCCAAACCGACGGGCAGtcggaaaggacaattcaaactctggATGATCTACTGAGGTCGTGtatactggattttggaggtaagtGGAGCCAATATATGACCTTAGTggaatttgcatataataacAGCTATCAGGTttcgattcaaatggcaccttatgaGGCTTTGTATGGAAGAaggtgtcgatctccgattcattggaatgaagttggagaaaagaaaatcgTAGATCCTACAGCTATACCTTGGATAGAAGAAGCCCAGGAGAAAGTAGAACTAATTAGAGAAAGGTTTCAAGttgctcagagtagacaaaagagctacgccgacacaaggaggaaagatttggaattcgaaGTAGGAGACAAGGTTTTCCTcagaattaaacccttgaagggCGGAGTAGTGTCTAAGAAAGGTAAGAAGCTGAAGCCAAGGTATATCGGACCTTTCGAAATTTTGAAGAAAGTTGGGTTAGTAGCGTATCAATTGAAGTTGCCTGCAAGCATGGCTAAGATTCACGATGTATTTCATGTTTCCATGCTTAGGAAATATTATCCTGATCCAAGTCACGTGTTGCCACTAGAAGGAATTGAGGTGGATGAAACGTTAACGTATGAAGAAGGACCGGTCAGGATTTTGGAGAGAGAAATGAAGGAACTGAGAAATAAGGAAATTCCTCTGGTGAAGATTCTATGGAAGAATCATGGACTCGAGGAAGCAACGTGGGAgttagaagaagaaatgcagaaaaagtaccCCGATTTATTTATCCAAaatgtgtgaattttgaggacaaaattcattgtaaggaggggaggatgtgagaaccttgaattttgcagATAAATATCAATGCATACTtcaatttcacttttatttagcACTCGTATTCCTTAATCTTTTCTAGTATTACTTTCACTCGCTTTTATATACTAGTGCATATTCCATTCGTAGTTCTTATTCTAATCAATAacattatttcatttattttaaataagtaaattaaaaataacttttatgtgcaaaataataTAACGGTGCTAACTATTAAAGCACTTAGCTTTGCTTCACTAAGTTAATAATTCTTGAGTTATATTAAGTTTACTCCTtaaaaataattctttaattTTCAATAGCTAATTTTATTTTCGAATAAGGTTAAGTGCAGATAGAAACCTTAATATTATTTTGCAACCGATAAATTCTAGATAAAAACAATACAAGTATTCTAATCATACTTAAGTCGTAAAAAAAATTCCGATAATCAAAGCCTTGCAAGATTAGcgtataattaggcgttcaaatcacacttggggataatttttggagTTAAGTTAGAGCTAAGGACTTAAGTGGATAATAGGAGgagaagtgaaaagactaaactacccctcacaatttcacaaaaacaCCCCACGGCCATAACCATTCCACGCAACGCCAAACACTCCCTCGGACACAATGATCTTGCACCTCTCCATCCGGCCAATGCTCTTCTTCACCATCTGCGCACTCAATCCTCACCAACACTCCACCTCCATTCCATATCTTCTGCAACCTTTCACCCCAGGCCACACTCCACCTCCACATTGTTATCATCGACCGAGAGTGAAGGAAGGTGAGCTGCACCATATAGCCGAGAGTGAGGGAGGAAGCTGAGAGCTGCATTTCCATTTCTGGTTCTGTCCGCAAGTATcgaagagggaggagaggaggaGAAACTGTGAGCAAACTTTCCTCTGCATTCTCCAAGCTCAGCCGGTTGCTAACCAGCTTCCACCATCACCAGCTGCAACCCCTACAACCCAACCAGAACCAACCTACCTGTGCGTGAGGacaagagccgagagagagggtCAGACTTCAGCATCTTGTCGAGTGAGTGAGCATCCAGTGAGGTAAATTTCTGGACTGTAAATTGGATAACCAGTGGTAGTATAAGCAAGCTCTGGACTTGCATGTGAGGACTTTAAGTTCGGATGATGTAATTAGCTATATGATGATTTGATATTAAGCTACCAGAAACTGGTTTGGAAGAGAAAATGGTACTGCCGTGTGCTGAGCTTGAATGTTGTAGCTGTAATTCATAAATTGTGGGATGATCAGAGGTGGAATTGTGTTTAATCACCTGAAAACAAGATGATAAAGTCATGCATGAAATTAATTAGCCTGGATTACTCTGGAAAATAAGATATGAAACAGAATTTTCACATGCAAACTCATCCGAGAGTAGTTGCACAAAACTCTGGAGTTATGATTGTATTTTTGCTGCTGCCGAACTGATTTCTGGTCTGGAATGATAGTTAATCAACTCAGTAATTGTGCATGTGAGAATTAAGGGCAAAATACAAGGTTTTAATGTGGTTTTAATGTAcaaggaaaaattctgttttgatgtaGAAAATTTCTGCCGAGAGTTGTTTTGAATAATATAGTTTCATGTGGAATAATCTTGCTGTTTTAAGCCTCTAACCATGACTAACTAGTAAATTACAAGATGATTAAGCTACGCATGTAGTTAATTGGTTGAGTTAgaacagaaaacaaaaagaaaaatgcaatcagtTTCTGTGCAGATTTCAACCGAGGCTAGCTAGAATTTAATTTGAAGACTCTTGTTGTTGTTCGAATTTAATTCTTGAACCAAAAATGTTAGTCAGTTAGTTAAGTAGTTGTATGTTGAATTTGAGTATTTAAATCCCTGAATAAgccaaggaagaattttatacaagataaatggttgctggaaaatttagctAACCAAACGTTTGAGCAGAAAATATTGAATTGTTTCCGAATTTCACTAGTTGATGTTTGAATATTTTCCTTGGCATAAAATGGTTTCGAAACACAGAAAAAGGGTGTATTTTAAGATATACATGTTGTTTAGCAATGAAACATTTGAATTGTTAGCCTTGTTGCTACAAGAATTACGGGTTGGGTGCTaggggctaatgattgacgaagcccttggccatttgaataattttataagTACTACAGGGTGATGaaagttaattgctggaatgtcttggaggctttacttttatttttattggctTATGATGGGCTTGCTGagaccaagtgctaatgattgatgaagccttggttgatcattttattttattcagaaatgcacttgttgaaatctagggctaatgattgacgaagccctagtaatttgctatgtgaatttttgccatattttgatccatattatgatttcgaaacggaatcggagctgtggaagttgtatcgatcttgcgaactcgagtagctgcgatcaaaattaatcaaaaatattttccagctagtattatattataaaaactccatatctagtgttttgcctaaaactttccaactcgataatttcatttagctcaaactagccttgatagctatagtaagtaagttctatagcttttggaaactctaagtcttattttaattctttttttctttccttaagctttgcacttggatagttaactataggaaaagttccaaaatacgagctttactaattttagtgaaaagcttgggagacttgctcggcaagaaaccctattttaagaaaaatagtttttaaggataatttttgcaaaagccgtaactttagagaaatgttcaaagtaactttctaaCATTGTTGTTAAGAGTTTTGCCGACTCATTTCAAGAAAATGATACTAGTTACCCTTTATAAGGAAGAGTATCTTAcggaaaactataagaaacatttcttctAAGTTTGTCAAATTTCAACCTAAGTagattcctaatttttctaaggGTAGTAAACTCGTAATATATTAAGTATACCTCTGCatgtataagcttaaaaactgaatagaaacttatagtttcaaaatttggtttttaggattttgcgaggacgcggaattcgattctcaacttgatatctgaactccactcttggtaagtgtccctgcctgttctatgattacttggttaaagtgctttcttgactcgatatgtgataatttgcaaaactagtttttgatccatcgaagtgagcagtgtgtactttatcgcactagccgttcgagtggtgacttgcgtgaatcatttttCTCATGAATCCTTGAATccaaatgtagttacgtcgttgggtgaatccctcggcacgtgaatctaactacaataacgtcgttgggtgaatccctcgacaaattatctacgggtatatctcgagtatactgcgtccttagtcgacgttcgggcccgggaccggggtatgaatggtgacgggttaggattaaaatgagtggatctacatggactataagtagtgagagttgacggagggtcaactacgatgaatggcgatcaagcgaggaaaatggctcctgagagcccctgtatcctaccttgtgttgttatacgctttcctaactgttcaatttgtttaagttatttctcgctgtttgatttacgtgaatgcatgttttggggcaccactgagcgttagctcaccccacgtttatttgttttccttacaggtctGGAAGTTGAAAGAATTTGAGCTGCTTATATTTCCTATGAATGTTTTTGAATAGCTTGAATTTAGATTTCGGTTTGTAATGAATTCTACGTTAAGTACTGTACCTTTTATtttggttgccacttgaagctggaaaaatgTAATCCCAAATTCTAATATTCGGTTTGTATGTTTTTATTAGTATAGTATGTCTTTAACCTTGCGAGTAACGTGTGAAGTGGTTAAGAGCCGTCGTTTGGCTAAGTTGTATGCCGTTATCTTTGAAGCTAATGAGGTGAtagaaattgatttatttcgGAAGAATTATTTTTGTAGTAGTTTAGGTTAATCCCTGGAGGATTTTAagctagaatgcttgcgtgagtcctggcgagagctgggcagacggcccgccaaccctttggttcgccttagggggaagtggggtcgccacaggtggtatcagagcctagatTAGAAAAGTTATTTGAGAGATATACTATACGAGCTAGAAATCCTGATCCTTCTAGAAGTAAGAATTGAGACCATTAGATACATCTTAAGTAATACCGATTCGATTAGCTATTTGAGTTCTAACCTCTAAGTTTTAATTCTTTTGCAGGTATGGAGAATGGTAATGGACACGCTAATGGTAATGGGGCGTCTAATGGACATATAGAGCCTCTTAGGTCCATCTCTTATAGGCCACGTGGCGGGAGGAGCTCATATACGTTACACCCTAGCTGATAGGCATCCTCGGTGTCAGTGTAGGGCCACTTATGCCTACCCCAATGAGCTAGTACTATCCCTAGATGATGAGCGTCGCTAGCTGAGGGACGTTAACTTCACTTTGTCTCAGGACGTAGAGGAGCTGAGTATCATGGTGGACACTCAGTTCGACCGCATAGCGGACTTAGAGCAGAGGGTAGCAGCGGAGCATGCTAGGCTGGAGGCTGCTCGCGTAGAGATAACGCGTCAGAGAGCGAGGGTGACTCGATTGGCCGAGAGGATACGTGATAGGAGTGTCGGTATCAGGGCTGATGCCGTGATGATGATAGAGGAGGCCACGAGTATCCTTCAGAGTGTTGAGCAGGAGGACCCGGaagaggatccggaggaggatccagaggaggacccggaggaggatccgAAGGAGGACATAGCTCCCGATAGCCCTGCTGAGGGTTAGGCTTGGATCGATTCGACCATATTGGATATGTAGGGTTAGAATAGGGGGACATTAGCTAGGTCATCAAGTTTTGTCTAGGTGGATGACTTGCTTCGGAGGCATCATATCCCTAATTTTTGTTTAAGGGActatttgtatgtatttttgctAGTCATGTGCCTTACTTTTGGAAATGTCCCAACTTATTATTTGTATGACTTTCACTCAGAAATATATGTTAAGTGTTTTACTTACTTTTTCCTCCATTTCCATATTGATTTTATTTACTaaggaaataataataattataaataaataatacttCGCCTAATCGCCTTATCCTTCCATAATAGGCATAATTTAGACTATGGATcgccaagtgataggaaggggCCGTGGGAGACCCACTAGACAACACCCAGAAGCGGGTAGAGATAGGGAACCCGAGGTCAATCCAGACCAAGGGCAAGAGGGCAGGGCCGGAGACGGAGTGGCCACCGCTATTAACCGTATCACTGACGTTCTAGAGCGCTTGACTGAAAACCAAGCCACTGGACCAGTGCGTCATCAGGGGGCCCAGTTGATTCCGATGATCGGGCACTGGAAAGGTTCCTGAAGTTTGGACCTCTCAAGTTCTACGGAGGACCCGAGCCGGAAGTGGCTGAAGGCTGGTGGGAGAGGATCACTGAGATCTTCACCGCCTTAAACTATACGGAGGAGCGAAATGTGACTTTTGCCATcttccagtttgagggagccCCTCGCTCCTGGTGGAACCTAATGAGGGTTCATTGGGAGACTAATCATACACcaaggacttgggtgaacttcacaagggagttcaatgccaaattccttccacctctcattcaagagaagagagaggatgatttcATTAGATGCAAGCAAGGGGCGAtgagtgtcgccgaatatgaaATCCAGTTCACAAAGCTATCCCGCTTTGCACCTGAGTTGATAGCCACCGAGCAAAGGCGTGTTCGGAGGTTTGTgcagggtttgaatgtggaaCTACAGGAAAGTTTAGCCGCCGTAAGGATAGATACTTTCCCAGATGCTGTCGAAAGAGCTCAGAGAGTTGAAGTAGCTAGAGCTCAAGTGAAATCTTTTCAAGCTAAGAAAAGATTTGCCCCCAGCAGTAGTCGAGAGCCGACGTATGGAAATACTCCACCGGCTAACGTGGGCCGAGGTACAGGCGGAGTGACTAGTCCCGGAGCACCGCGAGGTGCATTAGCAAGGGGAACCGGGGCAAGGAATGCAGGGGGAAGAAACAATGGAACTAGAGGGGGACCGATTGGAAGAGCACAACCTAGGAATACCTCGCAAGGAGGCCGAGCCATAATTCCCCAAATGACTTGTGCATATTGTAAGAAACCTGGTCATACTATGGATGACTGCTGGAAGAGGCAAGGAAAGGGCTTGAAATGTGGAAGTAGCGAGCACCAAATTTCTGGATGTCCAAAAATGCAGGAAGGGACTACTTCGAACGCTAGACCAAACACTTCTGGAGGGAGCCGGCCGACAGTTCCTGCCAGAGTGTATGCTATAGGTGACCAACCTGTACCTGATTCCTCGGAAGTGGTGGAAGGTACACTTCCGATTTTTCATCGATTAGCTAAAGTGTTAATTGACCCTGGTGCAACCCATTCATTCGTAAATCCATCTTTTATGTCTGGAATAGATGTGCAACCTGTTAGATTACCCTTCGATCTTGAAGTTAGGACTCCCATGGGTAATAAGAATGTAATCACTAGTTTGGCTTATAAGAATTGTGAATTCTGGATTGGAGAGCGTAAAATGCTAGTGGATTTGATCAGTCTGGACATAAAAGGTTACGATGTTATAATAGGAATGGATTTTCTAGACCATTATCATGCTAAACTTGACTGCCGAGCGAAAGTGGTGGAATTTTGTATACCTGGTGAAGCAACCCTGAGGTTAGATGTCAAGGGTAGGTTAGCATCATCTGCTATGATCTCAGGAATCCGAGCAAGGAAAATGTTGTCTAAAGGAGCGCAAGGTTTCTTAGCCTTCTTGATAAACGCCCCCAGTGATCAAGTGAAGCTGGAGGATGTACCAGTGGTacgggaatttccggatgttttTCCCGAAGAGTTAAGGACTCTACCCCCGGAAAGGGAAGTGGAATTTAAGATTGACTTGATGCCTGGAACGGCTCCAATTTCTAAGACCCCATAtcgaatggctcctgccgagctaaaagaattgaaaattcaATTACAGGATCTGTTGGAGAAGGGCTTTGTGAAGGAGAGTGATTCACCATGGGGAGCACCCGTCCTATtcgttaagaaaaaaaatggaagcttgaggttatgtatcgattaccgagggttaaatgaggttacaattaagaataaataccctctaccgTTGATTGATAGCTTATTCGACCAACTGCAAGGGTCAGTGGTCTTCTCTAAGCTGGATTTAAGGCAAGGGTACTATAAGTTGAAGATCAAGAAGGAAgatatacctaagactgcttttagtacgagatatggacattttgagtttacagtcatgccttttggattaACCAACGCACCAGCTGCTTTCATGGACCTGATGCAGAGAATTTTTAAGAAGTATCTGGATCAGTTTGTAGTGGTTTTCATAGATGATATCCTGATTTACTCTAAGACTCGAGAGGAGCATGCTAAGCATTTAGAGGTGGTTTTGCAGATACTAAGAGAACATAAGCTGTATGCCAAATTcagtaagtgtgagttttggttgactGAAATATCTTTTCTAGGGCACAGAGTTTCTGAAGATGGAATTTCCGTGGatccggcaaaagttgaggcCATTATGAATTGGAAACAACCAGAAACTCCAACTGAagttagaagtttcttgggttTAGCAGGTTATTATAGGCGATTTATTCAGGATTTCTCGAAGATTGCAGGACCTATGACTGAGCTAACCAAGAAAGGAGCCAAGTTTGTCTGGACTCCGAAGTGCgagtcaagttttcaggaactaaAGAAGCGGTTAACATCCGCTCCCGTTTTGGTTTTACCTGATGGAGGTGAAGGTTATGCTGTATATTCTGATGCTTCCAGAGAAGGTCTGGGATGTGTCTTAATGCAAATGGGAAAGGTAGTTGCCTATGCTTCTAGGAGATTGAAACCCCACGAACAAAACTACCCAACTCATGACCTAGAACTAGCCGCAGTAATTTTCGCCTTGAaaaaatggagacactacttgtACGGCGTGACTTTTGAAGTTTATACGGACCATAAGAGCCTCAAGTACTTGTTCTCccaaaaggagctgaatttgagacaaaggcgatgggtagaatttctggaagattatgactgctcGATTAATTACCATCCAGAAAAAGCCAATGTGGTGGCTGACGCTCTTAGTAGGAAGGcccaagtagcagggttaatggtAAAAGAGTGGGATATGTTAGAGGAAATAAGTAGTTGGAACCCTCGCCTGGAGAAATTGAAGGTTTTATTTGGGAATTTATCATTGAAGTCACCGTTACTAGAGCGTATTAAGGAGGCCCAGAAAATGGACCCTATGATTCGGAAGAATCTGGAAAAAGTGCAAAAAAGGGAAACCCTAGACTTCAAATTAGGGCCTGAAGGGGTATTGAGGTTTCGAGATCGAATTGTGATTCCGGCAGATGAGGAGCTAAGGAAAGGAATTCTAGAAGAATCACATCGGTCAAAGTATACTATACACCCAGGTGTGGCCAAGATGTATCATGATGTGAAGGGATTATACTGGTGGGAAGGTTTGAAAAAGGACGTGGCAGCGTTTGTACAAAGATGCTTGATctgccaacaagtaaaagctgaaCATCAAAAGCCCTCTGGTTTATTGCAACCGTTAgaaatccctgaatggaaatgggaacacataacaatggattttgtaacgggactacctaaaagtcaaaaaggttttgatgcaatttgggtaatagtcgATCGACTCACTAAGTCTGCACACTTCTTACCCGTAAGCATGAGTTTCTCATTGGAAAAATTGgtcaagttgtacacagaagagatcCTAAGGTTACATGGTATTCCAGTGAGTATTGTGTCTGATCGAGACCCAAGATTCGTCTCgcgtttttggcagaaatttcaggaCTCcttggggaccaagttgaagTTTAGTACTGCGTACCATCCCCAAACCGACGGGCAGtcggaaaggacaattcaaactctggATGATCTACTGAGGTCGTGtatactggattttggaggtaagtGGAGCCAATATATGACCTTAGTggaatttgcatataataacAGCTATCAGGTttcgattcaaatggcaccttatgaGGCTTTGTATGGAAGAaggtgtcgatctccgattcattggaatgaagttggagaaaagaaaatcgTAGATCCTACAGCTATACCTTGGATAGAAGAAGCCCAGGAGAAAGTAGAACTAATTAGAGAAAGGTTTCAAGttgctcagagtagaca contains the following coding sequences:
- the LOC140015122 gene encoding uncharacterized protein, whose translation is MSVAEYEIQFTKLSRFAPELIATEQRRVRRFVQGLNVELQESLAAVRIDTFPDAVERAQRVEVARAQVKSFQAKKRFAPSSSREPTYGNTPPANVGRGTGGVTSPGAPRGALARGTGARNAGGRNNGTRGGPIGRAQPRNTSQGGRAIIPQMTCAYCKKPGHTMDDCWKRQGKGLKCGSSEHQISGCPKMQEGTTSNARPNTSGGSRPTVPARVYAIGDQPVPDSSEVVEGTLPIFHRLAKVLIDPGATHSFVNPSFMSGIDVQPVRLPFDLEVRTPMGNKNVITSLAYKNCEFWIGERKMLVDLISLDIKGYDVIIGMDFLDHYHAKLDCRAKVVEFCIPGEATLRLDVKGRLASSAMISGIRARKMLSKGAQGFLAFLINAPSDQVKLEDVPVVREFPDVFPEELRTLPPEREVEFKIDLMPGTAPISKTPYRMAPAELKELKIQLQDLLEKGFVKEIMPFGLTNAPAAFMDLMQRIFKKYLDQFVVVFIDDILIYSKTREEHAKHLEVVLQILREHKLYAKFSKCEFWLTEISFLGHRVSEDGISVDPAKVEAIMNWKQPETPTEVRSFLGLAGYYRRFIQDFSKIAGPMTELTKKGAKFVWTPKCESSFQELKKRLTSAPVLVLPDGGEGYAVYSDASREGLGCVLMQMGKVVAYASRRLKPHEQNYPTHDLELAAVIFALKKWRHYLYGVTFEVYTDHKSLKYLFSQKELNLRQRRWVEFLEDYDCSINYHPEKANVVADALSRKAQVAGLMVKEWDMLEEISSWNPRLEKLKVLFGNLSLKSPLLERIKEAQKMDPMIRKNLEKVQKRETLDFKLGPEGVLRFRDRIVIPADEELRKGILEESHRSKYTIHPGVAKMYHDVKGLYWWEGLKKDVAAFVQRCLICQQVKAEHQKPSGLLQPKYYPDPSHVLPLEGIEVDETLTYEEGPVRILEREMKELRNKEIPLVWRMVMDTLMDVEELSIMVDTQFDRIADLEQRVAAEHARLEAARVEITRQRARVTRLAERIRDRSVGIRADAVMMIEEATSILQSVEQEDPEEDPEEDPEEDPEEDPKEDIAPDSPAEG
- the LOC140015123 gene encoding uncharacterized protein, translating into MSVAEYEIQFTKLSRFAPELIATEQRRVRRFVQGLNVELQESLAAVRIDTFPDAVERAQRVEVARAQVKSFQAKKRFAPSSSREPTYGNTPPANVGRGTGGVTSPGAPRGALARGTGARNAGGRNNGTRGGPIGRAQPRNTSQGGRAIIPQMTCAYCKKPGHTMDDCWKRQGKGLKCGSSEHQISGCPKMQEGTTSNARPNTSGGSRPTVPARVYAIGDQPVPDSSEVVEGTLPIFHRLAKVLIDPGATHSFVNPSFMSGIDVQPVRLPFDLEVRTPMGNKNVITSLAYKNCEFWIGERKMLVDLISLDIKGYDVIIGMDFLDHYHAKLDCRAKVVEFCIPGEATLRLDVKGRLASSAMISGIRARKMLSKGAQGFLAFLINAPSDQVKLEDVPVVREFPDVFPEELRTLPPEREVEFKIDLMPGTAPISKTPYRMAPAELKELKIQLQDLLEKGFVKEIMPFGLTNAPAAFMDLMQRIFKKYLDQFVVVFIDDILIYSKTREEHAKHLEVVLQILREHKLYAKFSKCEFWLTEISFLGHRVSEDGISVDPAKVEAIMNWKQPETPTEVRSFLGLAGYYRRFIQDFSKIAGPMTELTKKGAKFVWTPKCESSFQELKKRLTSAPVLVLPDGGEGYAVYSDASREGLGCVLMQMGKVVAYASRRLKPHEQNYPTHDLELAAVIFALKKWRHYLYGVTFEVYTDHKSLKYLFSQKELNLRQRRWVEFLEDYDCSINYHPEKANVVADALSRKAQVAGLMVKEWDMLEEISSWNPRLEKLKVLFGNLSLKSPLLERIKEAQKMDPMIRKNLEKVQKRETLDFKLGPEGVLRFRDRIVIPADEELRKGILEESHRSKYTIHPGVAKMYHDVKGLYWWEGLKKDVAAFVQRCLICQQVKAEHQKPSGLLQPKYYPDPSHVLPLEGIEVDETLTYEEGPVRILEREMKELRNKEIPLVWRMVMDTLMDVEELSIMVDTQFDRIADLEQRVAAEHARLEAARVEITRQRARVTRLAERIRDRSVGIRADAVMMIEEATSILQSVEQEDPEEDPEEDPEEDPEEDPKEDIAPDSPAEG